From Engraulis encrasicolus isolate BLACKSEA-1 unplaced genomic scaffold, IST_EnEncr_1.0 scaffold_778_np1212, whole genome shotgun sequence, one genomic window encodes:
- the LOC134444846 gene encoding collagen alpha-1(I) chain-like, translating into MPWRVHKAAISIHILSKQALHWEHHFHLFPRTPHRGRLSEHTLANPATRCLSLDTAPRASLHGFSPHQKPKPKTSASNATFSHLPFSISPPRLTPRLPKPLRKLLLPPDPNPHWGKTGEPPLGPKGPKGAPGAPGRRGASLVSARANHRGAHRETRDPPTPLIRRDKQRQKTGSEGRRSSSPRSGPAPLRIPTRTERFTLETCGDMGTAPGARFTPSPPICKGRQSSPTPPNRGAFQGTGPYPANTPFLGAPPFTKKRNSSGAPAAFSGSVCVYRTGRLAAPISAHSREAPNQASVHPAAPVLRQKGPTWAPHSTPASKPASRLLPIESTLVDDRFDVRTATGHHQVSSAFACPGRVFTILRVLSRALLPTSPMGSGRDGAGGAPDARSAGIPPGPACAGLHLHCAVGARRHPLTRACVRLLGPCFKTGRVGLPLSPQTPSAQRGPIPASGARRRADTDCGQSGPVDSRAGAGGPVRPEEGDARYIVRGPGKRRGGSGGSVKRSAEGGKPLCPRALPGDPEPVAAHRKEDVRPEEADPTGGRSQRRSKPHRRADDRRVESTERTARHPIRYTSERGHALWETALNNPTPGKSGTRGGGRYRPATGLLGLPPIKDSGPPAPAPGELALPCRPLDGPAARSSERGGRGTTPEGQTTLPPPERPSTADGRRQREGFTTGSRAPVHTRADRRLERGRREPTVSNQLRLGGRATEKPRRVLLLGTKDERAPATPQPRKRLGVPIEGKRPSDRRSPGWTGPHSSWIGGAALRQALEWSPGGPIRDLTKPAKRVGTTGGVLARGVSRGRTGGTASPRRASRPAGRRESWRSIDRPGTTGKTGVSRPRSGFGAFREDIRGAAWPPGRPVSSRRRQTGRLGLAQRVSAPSPGEAPPTLGGPGAPRLWPGHPGPGTSSGPRVGPGPGPRPGPPGLPQAPQARVSGSALNPPIGHGPPATT; encoded by the exons ATGCCCTGGCGTGTCCACAAGGCCGCCATCTCCATACACATCCTGTCAAAGCAGGCACTCCACTGGGAACATCATTTCCATCTGTTCCCGCGCA CTCCACACCGCGGCCGACTCTCCGAACACACGCTAGCGAACCCAGCGACCCGCTGCCTAAGCCTTGACACAGCTCCCCGCGCCAGCCTCCACGGATTCTCTCCGCACCAAAAACCGAAGCCCAAGACGAGCGCCTCAAACGCAACGTTTTCCCATCTCCCCTTCTCAATTAGTCCTCCACGACTCACGCCCCGCCTCCCCAAACCCCTTCGGAAGCTGCTCCTCCCACCAGACCCCAACCCACACT ggggaaaaacggGGGAACCCCCCCTGGGCCCAAAAGGCCCAAAGGGGGCCCCCGGGGCCCCCGGG CGGCGAGGGGCGTCCCTCGTTTCGGCGCGCGCCAACCACCGAGGGGCGCACCGCGAAACGAGGGACCCGCCCACGCCGCTTATCCGGCGCGACAAACAGAGGCAGAAAACCGGTTCCGAGGGACGCCGCTCCTCCAGCCCGCGCTCGGGCCCAGCCCCGCTTCGCATCCCCACCCGAACCG AGCGGTTCACCTTGGAGACCTGCGGCGATATGGGTACGGCCCCAGGCGCGAGATTTACACCGTCTCCGCCGATTTGCAAGGGCCGACAGAGTTCACCGACGCCGCCGAACCGCGGCGCGTTCCAGGGCACGGGCCCCTATCCGGCAAACACCCCATTCCTGGGTGCCCCGCCCTTCACAAAGAAAAGAAACTCTTCCGGGGCTCCCGCCGCCTTCTCCGGTTCCGTTTGCGTTTACCGCACTGGACGCCTCGCGGCGCCTATCTCCGCCCACTCCCGGG AGGCGCCGAACCAGGCGTCGGTTCATCCCGCAGCGCCAGTTCTGCGACAAAAGGGGCCCACCTGGGCACCGCATTCCACGCCCGCCTCCAAGCCAGCGAGCCGGCTTCTACCCATTGAAAGT ACCCTGGTCGACGACCGATTTGACGTCAGGACCGCTACGGGCCACCACCAAGTTTCCTCGGCGTTCGCCTGCCCAGGCAGAGTTTTCACCATCTTGCGGGTACTATCGCGCGCGCTCTTGCCCACCTCCCCGATGGGAAGCGGGCGAGACGGGGCCGGTGGTGCGCCCGACGCCCGGAGCGCCGGGATCCCACCCGGGCCGGCGTGCGCCGGCCTTCACCTTCATTGCGCCGTGGGGGCTCGTAGACACCCTCTGACTCGCGCGTGCGTTAGACTCCTTGGTCCGTGTTTCAAGACGGGTCGGGTGGGTCTGCCGCTGTCGCCGCAGACCCCGAGCGCTCAACGAGGACCGATCCCCGCCTCGGGCGCGCGGCGCCGGGCAGACACGGACTGTGGACAGTCCGGACCGGTCGACAGCCGCGCGGGGGCAGGGGGCCCCGTCCGTCCCGAGGAAGGAGACGCGAGGTACATCGTCCGCGGCCCCGGGAAACGGCGAGGTGGGAGCGGGGGCTCTGTAAAGCGCTCCGCCGAAGGCGGTAAGCCACTTTGCCCCCGAGCCCTTCCAGGCGACCCAGAGCCGGTCGCGGCGCACCGCAAAGAGGATGTGCGCCCGGAGGAAGCCGATCCGACCGGCGGCCGGTCCCAGAGGAGATCCAAACCGCACCGAAGGGCCGACGACCGCCGGGTTGAATCCACCGAGCGGACGGCGCGGCACCCCATCCGTTATACCTCGGAACGGGGTCACGCCCTCTGGGAAACCGCGCTCAA CAACCCGACGCCCGGGAAGAGCGGAACCCGCGGCGGGGGCCGTTACCGGCCTGCCACCGGCCTCCTGGGCTTGCCTCCCATCAAAGACTCAGGGCCCCCGGCACCCGCGCCGGGAGAACTCGCACTTCC TTGCCGGCCGCTCGACGGACCGGCGGCGCGCTCTtcggagagggggggaagaggaacGACGCCCGAAGGACAGACTACTCTTCCACCGCCTGAACGACCCTCAACGGCCGACGGGAGGCGGCAGCGCGAGGGTTTTACCACCGGCAGCCGCGCACCCGTGCACACGAGGGCAGACCGACGTTTGGAGCGTGGGAGGAGAGAGCCAACGGTTTCGAACCAGCTCCGACTCGGCGGAAGGGCAACCGAGAAGCCACGGCGCGTCCTGCTCTTAGGGACGAAGGACGAGCGAGCGCCTGCGACCCCCCAGCCGCGGAAACGCCTGGGCGTGCCGATTGAGGGGAAACGACCCTCAGACAGGCGTAGCCCCGGATGGACCGGGCCGCAT TCAAGTTGGATCGGCGGCGCGGCGCTCCGCCAGGCCCTCGAATGGAGCCCCGGCGGGCCGATCCGAGACCTCACGAAACCAGCCAAGCGCGTAGGAACGACGGGCGGTGTG TTGGCGCGCGGGGTCTCGCGCGGCCGCACCGGAGGCACCGCTTCCCCCCGAAGGGCGTCGAGGCCCGCCGGCCGCCGTGAGTCGTGGAGGTCTATTGACCGACCGGGGACGACGGGGAAAACGGGCGTTTCGAGGCCGCGCTCGGGCTTCGGTGCGTTCCGCGAAGATATCCGTGGAGCCGCCTGGCCGCCGGGGAGGCCGGTGTCAAGCCGGCGTAGGCAGACGGGTCGACTGGGTCTCGCTCAGAGGGTTTCGGCACCGAGTCCGGGCGAGGCTCC